In Methanocellales archaeon, the sequence CCAGCTGATGAGCACGGTCCAAGGCATGGGTGTGTCAGACTTTCATAGGACTGGCGACCTGACATTCACAAACGTGCATGGAGAAACTGTGAAAGCGCGTGTCTATGAGGGCATCATGAAATATGAGGGCGGATCTATGGCGGTAAAAGGAGCTCTGGCGGTATGGAGTAGCGACGGCTCCATTGTGGCCACTGCAGGATTGGTGCCCTATGAGGACGTAACATATACTGCAGAAATTGGGGGGACGAAAGTAACTCAAACTTTAGTCCAAATAGATGGAGATGCGGAGTTCGGCGAATTGATCACATTGATGCAGAACGTGATTTAGAAGTCATCATCTTGGGTATAACTCCTCCCAAATCTTAGCGCGAGTTCCGCCTTCATAAGCTCCCTTCCAAGATAAGCGGCATGCTCCGTCAAAGACACCAATCCGAGGTCAGATATGGTGTCGCAAATGGCTTTCGCACTGGTGCCAACGATGGAAGCATCCTCATGATTGGCGATGATTTTTCCATCTCGGAGAGCGATACTGAAAAAGCCTTTTGGATCCTGTCGGGCTGCATGCGGCTTTGCTTTGATCGGTTTGTTGATTTCCATATCGCTTGTTCTGTGCCTTTTTTCCTTGACGACCAGCAGGTCCAGCCCAAGGTCCTTCGGTGGCGTGCACCTGTCTCTTGCGAGGAGCATCATTTGCGCTGCTGTCTTCAACTCAGAAATGCTTCCGCTGGTTTTAGCGCTATATTGGGGGGTGAAAAGTATGTTGGCACCTACTTCCATCGCGACTCCAGCTAAGATTGCATTGATGCCGATGGAATCGGCATCTATCAGCTCGGTGACGTTTCCAACCCCGAAGAATAGGGGCAGATCGCTCTTTTGCCTGAAACTGTGGTAAGCAACCAAAGAATCGATCAAGCCTTCTCCAATAGGTCGCAGGATGGGATCTGCAATGATATTTTCAAGCCCGGTCTCTTGGGCCAGCCTGATGTTTTTCTGTAGGGATTCTAGGTCGCTATCTGGTATGATGACTGCCGCTGTGCCTTGATCTGCAATTGCCTTGCCTGCTGCTTTTAAGCCATCGCTGTTCAAACTGAGCACCATATCCACATCTGTGGTTTCTAGAGTAGCTAGGATTAAATCCGGGTCTAGGGTATCGATGCTGATCGGAGTTTTCAAGTGAGATACGGCATCTACCGAATTTATGACCTCTACGGGGGTGGCATCCATTGCAACTCCCATGTCTATAATGTCCGCACCTTGTGCGATGAAATCCCAGGCAATCCTCTGAAGTTTCTCCTCCGGCATGCTCGTCGCATCTACGATTTCCCCCATCACCTTCATCATCGAGTTGCCGCCAATCTTCAGATCTCTGAGCTTAAACTTATATCCTGCACTCTTTTCTAGTTCATCGGCTTTTTTCACCGCTTCTTCATATTTTTTGGTAGACAATAGCTGGCAGGCTGGTACTGTGTGAGAGAACTCAATACCGTCCGCCTGAGAGAGCACTCTATTCAAGTCGCATGCATGTTTGGGCCCAAGTCTGATTTTCACGCCAGTCTCCTCCTCCAGCTTTGAAAAATCACCGGCAGATAATCCAGGGACAAGTATCAAATCATAATTGTCATTGGAGACGGGCACGGAACTTAGCAAATCCGGCGTAATAAACGCCGCTACATCGACATCCAACAATAGCACATCTGCACTATCGCCCACTGCTTTTTTTACCGTCTGATGGGCCTTGCGTCCGCTAACCACTAGGACTTTCATGGTATGTATTATATCTTTTTAAGACAAAACCCTATTCATGGTGCTCAGATTTGATCTTCATATCCACTCATGTTACTCACATGACGGTTACGACTCTGTTGATAGGATTCTCATGCGAGCCAAAGAGATCGGACTGGATGGAATCTCGATCACAGACCATGATACTGTCCGTGGCGGACTCGTTGGAATCCGGATGGCAAAGAAGCTAGGTCTTGACTTGATGGTGATACCCGGCGTGGAAATCTCAACTGCCCAAGGCCACATAATGGTGCTGGGCATTAAGGATGATATCCCTCTGGGCATGCCTCCGGATAAGACAATTGATATGGCAAAGGCTCTGGGCGGAACTGTAATAGTGCCCCACCCGTTTCATCCGTTTCGCCATGGATTGGGCTACATTCCAGATGGCATAGATGCGGTTGAAATATACAATTCAAGGTTTATCCTGGGCCATTTTAATGAGAAAGCAAGAAAACAGGCTGTGGATAAAAACCTGTCCATGGTTGCAGGATCCGATGCCCATATTTCAGAGATGGTCGGATATGGCATAACGAAGATTGACTCTGAGCCTTCCGTGGATAAGGTACTTCAAGCCATTCAAGCAGGCGATACTCAGATTGAGGGTAAGAAGACCCCAACGAGGTCATTCGCAAAACAAACGTTAAAGTCTAATCTTCGCCATATGCGAAGATTTTTTTCAGAACACCTTTAGTAGGTCAATGGGAGCATCCAAAACGAAGACATCTTCCATAGAGCGCAAAGCATTCACATTTTTAGCATCTATGTCCCGCACGTGAAATTCGACAAATCCTTTTCTGATGGCGTTATGGGGGCAGTATTTCACGCAGATGCCACATCCGTCACATTTTAGAAGATCGATTTGCTCTGCAATAGCGGGGCAATGTCTTTTTGGAATGCAATCCTCGCATTTTTCGCAAACTTTTCTGTCCATAAAATAAGGCGTCTCAGATTTGATGCTGCCGGATACATCCACAGGCATGATATGGACGGGGATTCTTCCTTTAGACGCCAGTGCTACTGCATTTGTGATCAGCGAGTCTGCAATTCCGTGTACTATCTTTGCAACGGTGTTTGATGTCGCGGGCGAGATTACCAGTGCATCATACCTTCCCAAAAGAAAGCGGCCTGTCTTTGGAAAACTCTTACCCATCTCGCTTTCCAGGAATATCTCCTCCAGATATCTGCCGCAAGATATAGTGGTCAATTTATCCAACAAGCCATACATTTGTAAAACCTCTTCTCCTGCCGAGGAAACGAGAATCGTGACTTTGTGTCCCCCTGCTAACTTCTTGAAAACCTCATAACTCTCTCTCAGAAAATGTCCTGCACCCGTGATGCCCCACGCAATATTCATTCCTTTACCTCAGTTCTTTGTATTTTTTCTAACTTGGTTATCGTATCCAAGTAATCCTCTATTAGCTTAAGAAATATTAACTCGTTGCTTTGTTATGTTTTTGTTTTTTACGATTTTCCTCGTTCATGCGCTCCCACTTATTTTGACCAAATGATGTTATAGAATGGTGTAATCATTCGTAACCGAAAGTCATTTATATGGAGTAGTAAATATCTTCATATCGTCAAATAGTAATCTTGTCGCCAAACGGCAATATTGTCGGCAAATGGCAGCTATTTGCATATCAGAGAAGCTGAAAAGCTACGAGATGGAGATTAGGAAAGGGATATGCGATGAAAATTGGGAAAGGGACGATACTGGCAATGCTGTTGGTATGCATTGCAATGGTGATTTTAGTGATGCCCGTTCAGGCATATACGACGGAAGTGCACGTGGTAAAGTATGCCTCGGATGAAACGACTATACTGAACGAGACGAATGTGACCTATCAGTGGATGAGAGACAACCTGCCCATCATGGACGAAGGGAACCTTTACGGTACTACTTACACGCACCACTACTTCCAGGGCCCCACCTTTGATCTGGGAAATCTCTGGGATCCGCCAGAGAGTGTCAACGTGGATAGCAGGGATTACGGAGCTGTTGCCGGGACGGATGTCAAGGACCTGTGCGAGTTAGTGGGGGGCATGTCTCCCGGCGATAGGGTGAAGATCAAGTCACCTGACGGCTTCTACAAGTGGTTCGACTACGCCGTCGCCTACAACGACCACGGCAACGAAACGCTGGACAGCAGACAGGGACCGATGGTCCTCGCCTGGTATAACGGCGAGGAATCAATCACAGGTGAGCACCAAGGCGTGGGCTATCCCGATACAGGCTATACTGTGGGCATGAGGCTCCACTTCTTCGCTGATACTAGTACGAATCCCTGGGGTTATCATGCATTCGGTCTTTGGGACATGCACGAGTGCATGGATGAACAATACTGGCATTACTATTACGACGGCACCTTATGGCCGTCCTCAAGTGGCCTCTCGGTGAAATGGGTCGGCTCTATTTTGATCTACAGCAATGAGTCGCCCCAAGGTCT encodes:
- a CDS encoding dihydromethanopterin reductase (acceptor) codes for the protein MNIAWGITGAGHFLRESYEVFKKLAGGHKVTILVSSAGEEVLQMYGLLDKLTTISCGRYLEEIFLESEMGKSFPKTGRFLLGRYDALVISPATSNTVAKIVHGIADSLITNAVALASKGRIPVHIMPVDVSGSIKSETPYFMDRKVCEKCEDCIPKRHCPAIAEQIDLLKCDGCGICVKYCPHNAIRKGFVEFHVRDIDAKNVNALRSMEDVFVLDAPIDLLKVF
- a CDS encoding dockerin type I repeat-containing protein produces the protein MKIGKGTILAMLLVCIAMVILVMPVQAYTTEVHVVKYASDETTILNETNVTYQWMRDNLPIMDEGNLYGTTYTHHYFQGPTFDLGNLWDPPESVNVDSRDYGAVAGTDVKDLCELVGGMSPGDRVKIKSPDGFYKWFDYAVAYNDHGNETLDSRQGPMVLAWYNGEESITGEHQGVGYPDTGYTVGMRLHFFADTSTNPWGYHAFGLWDMHECMDEQYWHYYYDGTLWPSSSGLSVKWVGSILIYSNESPQGLLGDVNNDGVVNVLDATKVKNRAGNPFYPLDNEWAADVNSDGIINVLDATKVKNRAADPNYPW
- a CDS encoding dihydropteroate synthase-like protein; translation: MKVLVVSGRKAHQTVKKAVGDSADVLLLDVDVAAFITPDLLSSVPVSNDNYDLILVPGLSAGDFSKLEEETGVKIRLGPKHACDLNRVLSQADGIEFSHTVPACQLLSTKKYEEAVKKADELEKSAGYKFKLRDLKIGGNSMMKVMGEIVDATSMPEEKLQRIAWDFIAQGADIIDMGVAMDATPVEVINSVDAVSHLKTPISIDTLDPDLILATLETTDVDMVLSLNSDGLKAAGKAIADQGTAAVIIPDSDLESLQKNIRLAQETGLENIIADPILRPIGEGLIDSLVAYHSFRQKSDLPLFFGVGNVTELIDADSIGINAILAGVAMEVGANILFTPQYSAKTSGSISELKTAAQMMLLARDRCTPPKDLGLDLLVVKEKRHRTSDMEINKPIKAKPHAARQDPKGFFSIALRDGKIIANHEDASIVGTSAKAICDTISDLGLVSLTEHAAYLGRELMKAELALRFGRSYTQDDDF
- a CDS encoding PHP domain-containing protein, whose translation is MVLRFDLHIHSCYSHDGYDSVDRILMRAKEIGLDGISITDHDTVRGGLVGIRMAKKLGLDLMVIPGVEISTAQGHIMVLGIKDDIPLGMPPDKTIDMAKALGGTVIVPHPFHPFRHGLGYIPDGIDAVEIYNSRFILGHFNEKARKQAVDKNLSMVAGSDAHISEMVGYGITKIDSEPSVDKVLQAIQAGDTQIEGKKTPTRSFAKQTLKSNLRHMRRFFSEHL